The Lycium ferocissimum isolate CSIRO_LF1 chromosome 10, AGI_CSIRO_Lferr_CH_V1, whole genome shotgun sequence genome window below encodes:
- the LOC132033191 gene encoding bifunctional nuclease 1: protein MSSLQGPVVCPVVRGKQTSQFAAPVNSAFVKAKSLKSGFWGLNGISRCLVNVSRQPQSRVSKVIQCTFSSSSDENGSMAENSNENDADYVNSSVVEAVEVRSGPDGFMIKMRDGRHLKCVHNNPQGGHLPDYAPHPAIVLRMEDGTGLLLPIIVLEMPSALLMAAVRNVQIARPTMYQVVKEMVEKMGYTVKLVRVTKRVHEAYYAQLYLTKSDNDAESISFDLRPSDAINIAVRSKVPIQVNKYLAYSDGMRIVESPKPIVHTAGSDGLLFTELDRPSGKSCIETKEFILVRNMLIAAVEERYRDAALWRDKLTQLRSKRNWI, encoded by the exons ATGAGCTCTCTGCAAGGGCCTGTCGTTTGTCCTGTTGTTCGTGGAAAGCAAACAAGTCAGTTTGCTGCTCCTGTCAACTCTGCTTTTGTGAAGGCAAAGAGTTTGAAAAGTGGGTTCTGGGGGCTTAATGGGATCTCTAGGTGCCTGGTTAATGTGTCTCGTCAACCACAATCACGAGTAAGCAAGGTGATTCAATGCACTTTTAGTTCATCATCAGACGAAAATGGTAGCATGGCAGAGAATTCCAATGAAAATGATGCAGATTATGTGAACTCTAGCGTGGTAGAAGCTG TTGAAGTGCGAAGTGGTCCAGATGGTTTCATGATCAAGATGAGAGATGGCAGGCATTTGAAATGTGTCCATAATAATCCACAAGGAGGCCATCTACCTGATTATGCTCCACATCCGGCGATTGTATTAAGAATGGAAGATGGAACAGGGCTCCTTCTCCCTATTATTGTTT TGGAGATGCCAAGTGCGTTGCTCATGGCAGCTGTGCGCAATGTCCAAATT GCCAGACCAACAATGTATCAAGTTGTGAAGGAAATGGTTGAGAAGATGGGTTACACA GTTAAACTTGTTCGAGTTACCAAGAGAGTGCATGAGGCTTATTATGCTCAGTTATACCTAACAAAG TCGGACAATGATGCTGAGAGTATTAGCTTTGATCTTCGTCCTTCTGATGCAATCAACATTGCTGTTAGAAGCAAG GTGCCAATACAAGTCAACAAGTACTTAGCTTATAGTGATGGTATGAGGATTGTTGAATCTCCGAAACCAATAGTGCACACTGCTGGTTCGGACGGTCTGTTGTTCACTGAGCTTGACAG GCCTTCTGGCAAGTCGTGCATTGAAACAAAGGAGTTTATTCTTGTGCGGAATATGCTGATTGCGGCTGTTGAAGAACGATATAGAGATGCAG CCTTGTGGAGGGACAAGCTTACTCAACTGCGGTCCAAGAGAAACTGGATATAG